A single window of Onychomys torridus chromosome 8, mOncTor1.1, whole genome shotgun sequence DNA harbors:
- the Cavin1 gene encoding caveolae-associated protein 1 isoform X1, protein MEDVTLHIVERPYSGFPDASPEGPEAIPGEAPATEEPSGTGSDELIKSDQVNGVLVLSLLDKIIGAVDQIQLTQAQLEERQAEMEGAVQSIQGELSKLGKAHATTSNTVSKLLEKVRKVSVNVKTVRGSLERQAGQIKKLEVNEAELLRRRNFKVMIYQDEVKLPAKLSVSKSLKESEALPEKEGDELGEGERPEEDAAIELSSDEAVEVEEVIEESRAERIKRSGLRRVDDFKKAFSKEKMEKTKVRTRENLEKTRLKTKENLEKTRHTLEKRMNKLGTRLVPVERREKLKTSRDKLRKSFTPDHVVYARSKTAVYKVPPFTFHVKKIREGEVEVLKATEMVEVGPDDDEVGAERGEATDLLRGSSPDVHTLLEITEESDAVLVDKSDSD, encoded by the exons ATGGAGGATGTCACGCTCCATATCGTCGAGCGGCCGTATTCCGGATTTCCCGATGCCTCCCCGGAGGGCCCGGAGGCTATCCCAGGGGAGGCACCGGCCACGGAGGAGCCGTCGGGGACTGGCTCTGACGAGCTGATCAAGTCCGACCAGGTAAACGGTGTACTAGTCCTGAGCCTTCTGGATAAAATCATCGGTGCCGTTGACCAGATCCAGCTGACCCAAGCCCAGCTGGAGGAGCGACAGGCGGAGATGGAGGGTGCCGTGCAGAGCATCCAGGGCGAGCTGAGCAAGCTGGGCAAGGCTCACGCCACCACGAGCAACACGGTGAGCAAGCTGCTGGAGAAGGTGCGCAAGGTCAGCGTCAACGTGAAGACGGTGCGCGGCAGCCTGGAGCGCCAGGCCGGCCAGATAAAGAAGCTGGAGGTCAACGAGGCGGAGCTGCTGCGGCGCCGCAACTTTAAAGTCATGATCTACCAG GATGAAGTCAAGCTGCCCGCCAAACTGAGCGTCAGCAAGTCGCTGAAAGAGTCGGAGGCGCTGCCAGAGAAGGAGGGTGACGAGCTGGGCGAGGGCGAGCGGCCCGAGGAGGACGCGGCGATCGAGCTGTCCTCCGACGAGGCGGTGGAAGTGGAGGAGGTGATCGAGGAGTCCCGCGCCGAGCGCATCAAGCGCAGTGGCCTGCGGCGCGTGGACGACTTCAAGAAGGCCTTCTCCaaggagaagatggagaagaccAAGGTGCGCACGCGCGAGAACCTGGAGAAGACGCGCCTGAAGACCAAGGAGAACCTGGAGAAGACGCGGCACACGCTCGAGAAGCGCATGAACAAGCTGGGCACGCGCCTGGTGCCCGTGGAGCGACGCGAGAAGCTGAAGACGTCGCGCGACAAGCTGCGCAAGTCCTTCACGCCCGACCACGTGGTGTACGCGCGCTCCAAGACCGCCGTCTACAAGGTGCCGCCCTTCACCTTCCACGTCAAGAAGATCCGCGAGGGCGAGGTGGAGGTGCTGAAGGCCACCGAGATGGTGGAGGTGGGTCCTGATGACGACGAGGTTGGCGCGGAGCGCGGCGAGGCCACCGACCTGCTGCGCGGGAGCAGCCCCGACGTGCACACGCTGCTGGAGATCACCGAAGAGTCAGACGCCGTCCTGGTGGACAAGAGCGACAGCGACTGA
- the Cavin1 gene encoding caveolae-associated protein 1 isoform X2 has protein sequence MEDVTLHIVERPYSGFPDASPEGPEAIPGEAPATEEPSGTGSDELIKSDQVNGVLVLSLLDKIIGAVDQIQLTQAQLEERQAEMEGAVQSIQGELSKLGKAHATTSNTVSKLLEKVRKVSVNVKTVRGSLERQAGQIKKLEVNEAELLRRRNFKVMIYQPKKKLKAPFGLTTPKMVPLDLLPETESFHLKPETVPERPAFEQIPSPLPNYPEPGTRSTPEEPTAGGSM, from the exons ATGGAGGATGTCACGCTCCATATCGTCGAGCGGCCGTATTCCGGATTTCCCGATGCCTCCCCGGAGGGCCCGGAGGCTATCCCAGGGGAGGCACCGGCCACGGAGGAGCCGTCGGGGACTGGCTCTGACGAGCTGATCAAGTCCGACCAGGTAAACGGTGTACTAGTCCTGAGCCTTCTGGATAAAATCATCGGTGCCGTTGACCAGATCCAGCTGACCCAAGCCCAGCTGGAGGAGCGACAGGCGGAGATGGAGGGTGCCGTGCAGAGCATCCAGGGCGAGCTGAGCAAGCTGGGCAAGGCTCACGCCACCACGAGCAACACGGTGAGCAAGCTGCTGGAGAAGGTGCGCAAGGTCAGCGTCAACGTGAAGACGGTGCGCGGCAGCCTGGAGCGCCAGGCCGGCCAGATAAAGAAGCTGGAGGTCAACGAGGCGGAGCTGCTGCGGCGCCGCAACTTTAAAGTCATGATCTACCAG CCCAAGAAGAAGCTGAAAGCACCCTTTGGCCTGACCACACCCAAGATGGTGCCTCTTGACCTTCTGCCTGAGACTGAGTCCTTTCACCTGAAGCCTGAAACAGTGCCTGAGCGCCCAGCCTTTGAGCAGATACCCAGCCCACTGCCCAATTACCCAGAGCCTGGGACCCGATCCACCCCAGAGGAGCCAACAGCTGGTGGGAGTATGTAG